Proteins encoded in a region of the Zea mays cultivar B73 chromosome 4, Zm-B73-REFERENCE-NAM-5.0, whole genome shotgun sequence genome:
- the LOC103654692 gene encoding transcription factor PHYTOCHROME INTERACTING FACTOR-LIKE 13, which produces MDDNTRFAAESQKKPIVPDDDLVELLWHNGSVIAQPQAHHRPAPPSDRDRPGTSGLTTEETAAWFLNTLDDPLEKDLYTQLWYSTIADAAPQHEGTFPGPTSHPSSPPPPVGSSGVESSWAGDICSTFYGSNQVPRTPTGIRGKDTALQSEVPSDAGAHDGTSSSGGSESNYGGSGLPSDSVHGHKRKGMCRDESDSRSEVKLRDAECEEATEETKPWQRHGPKRRTRAAEVHNLSERRRRDRIKEKMRALQELIPHCNKTDKASILDETIEYLKSLQMQFQIMWMTSINMRSFSYNNIKLGIPSMTPSFIRDELAADGKVYSHSL; this is translated from the exons ATGGACGACAATACGAGGTTCGCAGCAGAGAGTCAGAAGAAGCCCATCGT CCCAGACGATGACCTCGTGGAGCTATTGTGGCACAATGGGAGCGTCATAGCGCAGCCCCAGGCGCACCACAGGCCAGCGCCGCCCTCTGACCGCGACCGCCCGGGCACCAGCGGCCTCACTACCGAGGAGACCGCCGCGTGGTTCCTGAACACCCTCGACGACCCGCTAGAGAAGGACCTGTACACGCAGCTCTGGTACAGCACGATCGCCGATGCCGCCCCACAACACGAGGGCACGTTCCCGGGCCCTACCTCGCATCCTTCGTCGCCGCCGCCACCCGTTGGGAGCAGCGGCGTCGAGTCTAGCTGGGCCGGCGACATCTGCTCGACCTTCTACGGCAGCAACCAGGTGCCCAGGACGCCGACGGGGATCAGGGGGAAGGACACAGCATTGCAGTCGGAGGTGCCGAGCGATGCCGGCGCGCACGACGGCACATCGTCATCCGGTGGGTCCGAAAGCAACTATGGGGGATCCGGGCTGCCCAGTGACAGCGTCCATGGCCACAAGAGGAAGGGAATGTGTAGAGACGAGTCAGATAGTCGAAGTGAGGT GAAATTGCGAGATGCCGAGTGTGAGGAGGCAACTGAGGAGACCAAACCCTGGCAGCGGCATGGGCCGAAACGTCGGACTCGTGCAGCTGAAGTCCATAATCTCTCAGAGAGG AGAAGAAGGGACCGGATCAAAGAAAAGATGCGTGCGTTGCAAGAGTTGATCCCACACTGCAACAAG ACTGACAAAGCATCTATACTAGACGAGACAATTGAGTATCTGAAGTCCCTCCAAATGCAA TTTCAAATCATGTGGATGACTTCAATAAATATGAGatcattttcttataacaatataaa GCTGGGGATTCCAAGCATGACCCCAAGTTTCATCAGAGATGAACTAGCTGCTGATGGAAAG GTATACTCCCACAGCCTCTGA